In Pseudomonadota bacterium, a single genomic region encodes these proteins:
- the cls gene encoding cardiolipin synthase → MSALSVVPLALLHVLPAALASYHILLYKRDVRAASSWLMVCLLVPYAGPIAYYFLGINRVRVGARSRGRGVFHVAHESARTLALRDEEVGESGLVGVGERITGQGLVGGNALDVLHNGDDAYPAMLAAIDAAQEQICFATYIMRADATGKRFIDALVEAKARGVRVLVLLDGVGEFYSRGRPRALLREAGVEVESFLPPGLRFPGFSLNCRNHRKLLTCDHDVAFVGGINIAEDNCETALRSREITDVHFRLRGPVTREIRALFARDWQFSTGREAPAMPARLAESPGQCECRVVADGPDESIDSLALLILAAIGAAQSSIQIMTPYFLPNRQMVAALQAAALRGVSVQVVLPALNNLPVVHWANRNVLAELTAWGVKIYYQPAPFAHSKLLCIDDGYSLIGSANLDPRSLRLNFEIGVEVFSRRLTEHLRAHIATTIERSAALSHESLSSRSVIVRVRDSLAALLSPYL, encoded by the coding sequence GCGCGCCGCGTCCAGCTGGTTGATGGTGTGCCTGCTGGTGCCCTACGCGGGCCCCATCGCCTACTACTTCCTGGGTATCAACCGCGTGCGCGTCGGCGCCCGGTCGCGCGGTCGCGGGGTGTTCCACGTGGCCCACGAGTCCGCCCGCACCCTGGCCCTGCGCGATGAGGAGGTGGGGGAGTCGGGATTGGTCGGCGTAGGGGAGCGGATCACGGGCCAGGGCCTCGTCGGAGGCAATGCTCTCGATGTGCTGCACAACGGTGATGACGCCTACCCCGCCATGCTGGCGGCGATCGACGCCGCGCAGGAGCAGATCTGCTTCGCGACCTACATCATGCGCGCGGATGCCACGGGTAAGCGTTTTATCGATGCCCTCGTCGAGGCCAAGGCGCGCGGTGTGCGCGTGCTGGTGCTACTTGATGGCGTCGGCGAGTTCTACTCCCGCGGTCGCCCCCGCGCCTTGTTGCGCGAGGCGGGGGTGGAGGTGGAGAGCTTCCTGCCGCCGGGCTTGCGCTTCCCGGGGTTCTCCCTCAACTGCCGCAACCATCGCAAGCTCCTCACCTGCGACCACGACGTGGCGTTCGTGGGCGGCATCAACATCGCTGAGGACAACTGTGAGACCGCGCTGCGTTCACGGGAGATCACCGATGTGCACTTCCGCTTGAGGGGCCCCGTGACGCGGGAGATCCGAGCGCTGTTCGCCCGCGATTGGCAGTTCTCCACGGGCCGCGAAGCGCCCGCCATGCCGGCGCGGCTAGCTGAGTCGCCTGGGCAGTGCGAGTGTCGGGTGGTGGCGGACGGGCCGGACGAGAGCATCGACTCGCTGGCCTTGCTGATCCTCGCGGCGATCGGCGCCGCCCAGTCGTCGATTCAGATCATGACGCCCTACTTCCTGCCGAACAGGCAGATGGTGGCCGCGTTGCAGGCGGCGGCCCTGCGAGGGGTGAGCGTGCAGGTGGTGTTGCCCGCGCTCAACAACCTCCCCGTCGTGCACTGGGCCAATCGCAACGTGCTCGCAGAGCTCACGGCCTGGGGGGTGAAGATCTACTACCAGCCGGCTCCCTTCGCCCACAGCAAGCTGCTCTGCATCGACGATGGCTACAGTTTGATCGGCTCTGCCAACCTGGATCCGCGCAGCTTGCGCTTGAACTTCGAGATCGGTGTGGAGGTCTTCTCGCGCCGTTTGACCGAGCACTTGCGCGCCCACATAGCAACGACGATCGAGCGTAGTGCGGCGCTCAGCCATGAGTCCTTGTCTTCGCGATCGGTGATCGTGCGCGTGCGCGATTCGCT